A window of the Mucilaginibacter sp. cycad4 genome harbors these coding sequences:
- a CDS encoding beta-galactosidase — protein MKIKIKKLLICSTLLLSVLSAKAQVLYVGTNYHPHDDKNPDKIKKDIMLMKAAGFKVVRMGHLAWDSYEPSEGKFDFQWFDGVMDMMNKAGIKVILDIAIRPAPIWLHHKYSSIDVTSPGGIAQYPNHRYMDDVGDPMYQKYAVRYADTLTKHYAKHPALLAFGVDNEPGDGPISYSETVRKRFVVWLTKKYGTIDNFNKAWATQRWSRRINEFDEVGLPVTGEKNGAPEKILDFRRFISDEVNQILFKVIDRVNTNAPGVLTNTNAWYFSWMRYFDYSEIAYSGKMAREGCGYYPGNSLTTNWGVMNANFVISRNQFESTNPFWCSEFTTMTAVPNSIRKSAYATLMYGNQMVCGWTWQSMWSGEEQYLEGMLDWDGVPNRKYEEYKKIAAEFKKIEKYFPYKPSPEVGLAFSFPSQIASSSFPEAQDQQLQSCWNLFHYRNMDSRILEISKSLLKYKLLFVPGVTVMDEITANKIRDFVKNGGTVVMTSNSAVVDETGKVFASTRPGRLNDVFGIRVASYEETETMNEISRKSLKGKKIELDYKGKTIGAESARYDVIESKGAEILGSITSLDKDYPIITSNKYGKGRAIYVGLPASDGVLGPLLDNLIDELGIKKGPQVPAGVMARQIDKNHFLYLNVTGVAKEIPMSVKSQSILFDKSYTGNFTIAPYEPEFIEIK, from the coding sequence ATGAAAATAAAAATAAAAAAGCTTTTAATATGCTCCACGCTCTTGCTGTCGGTATTGTCTGCTAAGGCTCAGGTACTGTACGTCGGCACAAACTATCATCCACATGATGATAAAAATCCGGACAAAATAAAAAAAGACATCATGTTAATGAAGGCTGCCGGATTCAAGGTAGTTAGGATGGGACACCTCGCCTGGGACAGTTATGAACCATCTGAAGGCAAGTTCGATTTTCAATGGTTTGATGGCGTAATGGACATGATGAATAAAGCAGGAATCAAGGTGATTCTTGATATCGCTATTCGTCCGGCACCTATTTGGCTGCACCATAAGTACTCCTCAATTGATGTTACCAGTCCGGGTGGCATCGCGCAATATCCAAACCATCGTTACATGGATGATGTAGGTGACCCGATGTATCAAAAATATGCTGTACGTTATGCGGATACACTTACCAAGCATTATGCTAAACACCCGGCGCTCTTAGCTTTTGGGGTTGATAATGAACCCGGCGACGGCCCTATTTCTTATTCAGAAACGGTAAGAAAAAGATTTGTTGTTTGGTTAACGAAGAAATATGGTACCATTGATAATTTTAACAAAGCCTGGGCTACACAACGCTGGTCACGACGGATAAACGAATTTGATGAAGTAGGGCTACCCGTAACCGGCGAAAAAAACGGCGCTCCGGAGAAAATTTTAGATTTCAGGCGTTTTATTTCAGACGAAGTTAACCAGATCTTATTCAAGGTAATCGACAGGGTTAATACCAATGCCCCTGGCGTACTTACCAACACCAATGCCTGGTACTTTAGCTGGATGAGGTATTTTGATTATTCTGAAATAGCTTATTCGGGGAAAATGGCCCGCGAAGGTTGCGGCTACTACCCGGGGAATTCATTAACGACCAATTGGGGAGTGATGAATGCCAATTTTGTAATTTCACGTAACCAGTTTGAAAGTACCAACCCATTCTGGTGTAGCGAGTTTACGACAATGACGGCTGTGCCGAATTCGATAAGAAAATCGGCTTATGCCACGCTGATGTATGGCAATCAAATGGTATGCGGCTGGACCTGGCAAAGTATGTGGTCTGGCGAAGAACAATACCTGGAAGGGATGCTTGATTGGGACGGAGTACCTAACCGTAAATATGAAGAATATAAAAAGATAGCCGCCGAATTTAAAAAGATCGAAAAATACTTTCCATATAAGCCCAGCCCGGAAGTTGGTTTGGCATTCTCCTTTCCAAGTCAGATAGCCAGCAGTTCCTTTCCCGAGGCACAGGACCAACAGCTACAGAGTTGCTGGAATTTATTTCATTACCGTAATATGGATTCCCGTATCCTGGAGATCAGTAAAAGTTTGTTAAAGTATAAATTATTGTTTGTTCCCGGCGTAACAGTGATGGATGAAATAACTGCCAATAAGATCCGGGACTTTGTAAAGAATGGCGGTACCGTTGTTATGACAAGTAATTCTGCCGTGGTTGACGAAACCGGGAAAGTATTTGCATCCACCCGCCCCGGGCGTTTAAACGATGTGTTTGGCATACGCGTAGCAAGTTACGAAGAGACAGAAACGATGAACGAAATATCCCGTAAATCGTTGAAAGGCAAAAAAATTGAATTAGATTATAAAGGGAAAACTATCGGAGCTGAATCGGCCAGATATGACGTTATCGAATCCAAAGGAGCTGAAATTCTCGGAAGCATAACCAGCCTGGATAAAGATTATCCGATTATCACTTCTAACAAATACGGCAAAGGCAGGGCAATTTATGTTGGTTTGCCTGCAAGCGATGGGGTGTTAGGTCCATTGCTCGACAACCTGATAGATGAACTGGGAATCAAAAAAGGACCACAGGTGCCTGCGGGCGTCATGGCAAGGCAAATTGACAAGAATCATTTTTTATACTTGAACGTGACCGGGGTAGCAAAAGAAATACCAATGAGCGTGAAATCGCAGAGTATTCTTTTTGATAAAAGTTATACCGGCAATTTTACCATTGCACCATACGAACCTGAGTTTATAGAAATAAAATAG
- a CDS encoding glycoside hydrolase, whose protein sequence is MKKIIGVMAFFQVVFLANVNGQRAIHVDFNKSSGKLNTMFTTCVGAGRANEGLRADWQQQLAYVKKQCGFEYIRMHGLLTDDMAVYTEDAKGNPQYNYMYVDVLFDFLHKIGMKPFVELGFMPNALASGNQTIFWWRGNVTPPKDYNKWQALIRNLVQHFTERYGADEVKTWYFEVWNEPNLSPGFWTGTQDDYFKLYDYSVKAVKAVNPGYKVGGPATAGAAWVPEMINHCSKNNIPIDFVSTHSYGVKQGFLDEYGNSGTVLSKDSLAVSGDVLNTHKQIAQSAIPGLELHYTEWSASYTPADPVHDSYQEAAYILEKLKQVGNAANSMSYWVFTDVFEEPGPRYTPFHGGFGLLNIQGINKPAFYSYKFLNKLGGTELANTDKRSWVCKNDKGDIQVLLWDYTYTLPDSVNNQSYYIKDLPAKSKGKVKVNLSHVPTGKYTMEIYKVGYRMNDAYTSYVDMGRPNQLNRQQVEKLKVQNGSPVVKRQIEIKPNSMYSQELDIRENDVIMMNLIKH, encoded by the coding sequence ATGAAAAAAATAATTGGGGTAATGGCGTTTTTTCAGGTTGTTTTTTTGGCCAATGTAAATGGCCAAAGGGCAATCCATGTTGATTTTAACAAAAGCTCGGGTAAGCTAAACACCATGTTTACAACATGTGTAGGCGCCGGCCGGGCAAATGAAGGGTTGCGTGCCGACTGGCAGCAACAGTTGGCGTATGTTAAAAAGCAATGCGGGTTTGAATATATCCGGATGCATGGATTACTCACAGATGACATGGCCGTATATACCGAAGATGCTAAGGGAAATCCTCAGTATAACTATATGTATGTAGATGTGTTATTTGACTTTCTGCATAAAATAGGAATGAAGCCTTTCGTAGAACTGGGTTTTATGCCCAACGCGCTGGCAAGCGGCAATCAGACAATTTTTTGGTGGCGCGGCAATGTTACACCACCCAAAGATTATAACAAATGGCAAGCACTTATCCGCAACCTTGTTCAGCATTTTACAGAACGGTACGGAGCCGATGAAGTAAAGACCTGGTATTTTGAAGTATGGAATGAACCTAACTTATCTCCGGGTTTCTGGACGGGTACGCAGGACGATTATTTCAAGCTGTATGATTATTCAGTAAAGGCGGTTAAGGCTGTAAACCCAGGATATAAAGTAGGCGGTCCGGCTACGGCCGGTGCAGCCTGGGTTCCCGAGATGATAAACCATTGTAGCAAAAATAACATCCCGATAGACTTCGTTAGTACCCACTCTTATGGTGTAAAACAAGGCTTCCTGGATGAATACGGTAATTCGGGAACGGTATTAAGCAAAGATTCGCTGGCAGTTAGCGGTGACGTTTTGAATACACATAAACAAATTGCTCAATCAGCAATACCAGGCCTGGAACTGCATTATACAGAATGGAGCGCATCGTACACTCCTGCAGATCCTGTACATGATAGCTATCAGGAAGCAGCCTATATCCTGGAAAAACTGAAGCAGGTTGGTAATGCGGCCAACTCGATGTCGTACTGGGTTTTTACTGATGTGTTTGAAGAGCCGGGGCCACGATATACACCTTTTCACGGAGGTTTTGGTTTGCTCAATATCCAGGGCATAAATAAGCCGGCCTTTTACTCCTATAAATTCTTGAATAAACTGGGGGGAACCGAGTTAGCCAATACCGACAAACGTTCGTGGGTTTGCAAAAATGATAAAGGGGATATCCAGGTATTATTGTGGGATTACACCTACACACTGCCTGATTCTGTGAATAACCAATCTTATTATATTAAAGATTTGCCCGCCAAATCAAAAGGGAAAGTAAAGGTCAATCTATCGCATGTACCTACCGGAAAATATACCATGGAAATATATAAAGTAGGTTACAGGATGAACGATGCATACACAAGCTATGTGGATATGGGCAGGCCAAATCAGCTAAACAGGCAACAGGTTGAAAAGCTAAAAGTACAAAATGGCTCGCCTGTTGTCAAACGGCAAATTGAAATAAAACCAAATTCCATGTATTCCCAGGAGCTTGATATCCGGGAGAATGATGTAATAATGATGAACCTGATTAAACACTGA
- a CDS encoding beta-galactosidase translates to MRKFISIVIITFLMLPIALKAQGNNHFFPEKDLVTTGIYYYPEHWNEAQWERDIKKMSEMGFEFVHLAEFAWFKIEPLEGRFDFNWLDRVVGLCAKYHLKVLLCTPSATTPTWMRINYPEIFVMDGHYIRAENGTRGLESMVNPKFRGYVKRIVTEMAKRYGQNKNVMGWQIDNEPGAVPDYSPSSQEAFRAWLKNKYQTIDALNTAWGAAFWSQWFNSFDQVIIPNTSLVGWWGNNPHALLDFKRYSADAQAAFLDFQAGILRNSISKGQFVTTNYTAVCTGSDPRRTKKLDFAAYTAYPNGGTDNIGESGFRLGNSDVILFASEYYKSVGGVSGVMEIQPGPVNWGSYNPLLLPGTVRLWLYHSFAAGGKIACSYRFRQILYGAEQYHAGVIQTDGVTPSQGGKDYMQFMKEVTELRKQYKPETKMPAKLAARSTAILWNVENYWSIDRQKQTGQWNTWDYPVKFLKTAKSLGAPVDVIQETADLSKYKFVIVPAYEMVDSALVKKWNDYVIEGGHLIITCRTGTKDRQGHFWEGETAAPILKLIGAHINGTDMLSSYGKGDLLLNANHYPWHSWADLLMPDNATEVLATYNNQFYKGKAAVVKHQIGKGTVTYIGVDNDDSKLEKDLLRQIYTDAGATTEDYPPGVLVYWRDGFYTALNYSSENYTVSLPDNAKVLIGERILKPAGVLVWTE, encoded by the coding sequence ATGAGAAAATTTATAAGCATAGTTATTATAACCTTTTTAATGCTCCCAATAGCCTTAAAAGCACAGGGCAATAATCACTTTTTTCCGGAAAAGGATTTGGTGACTACCGGAATCTATTATTATCCCGAACATTGGAATGAAGCTCAATGGGAAAGGGACATCAAAAAAATGTCCGAAATGGGTTTTGAGTTTGTTCACCTGGCTGAATTTGCCTGGTTCAAAATAGAGCCCTTGGAGGGACGCTTCGATTTTAATTGGCTTGACAGGGTGGTAGGCCTTTGCGCAAAATATCATCTCAAAGTGTTGCTGTGTACACCTTCAGCCACTACCCCAACATGGATGCGGATAAACTACCCCGAGATATTTGTGATGGATGGTCATTATATCCGTGCGGAGAATGGGACGCGGGGGTTAGAATCGATGGTTAATCCGAAATTTCGCGGTTATGTGAAGAGAATCGTGACAGAAATGGCCAAACGATACGGGCAAAACAAAAATGTGATGGGGTGGCAAATAGATAACGAACCAGGCGCTGTTCCCGATTATAGTCCCTCATCACAGGAAGCATTCAGGGCCTGGCTGAAAAATAAGTACCAAACCATTGATGCGTTAAATACGGCTTGGGGGGCCGCCTTCTGGAGCCAATGGTTTAATAGCTTTGACCAGGTAATTATCCCGAATACGAGTTTGGTGGGCTGGTGGGGCAATAACCCCCACGCCCTGTTGGATTTTAAAAGATATTCAGCAGATGCCCAGGCAGCATTTCTTGATTTTCAGGCGGGCATTTTGCGCAATTCCATTTCAAAAGGGCAATTTGTCACAACCAACTATACTGCTGTTTGTACAGGGTCAGATCCCAGACGTACAAAGAAACTCGATTTTGCAGCATACACTGCATACCCCAACGGTGGGACTGATAATATTGGTGAATCAGGCTTCCGATTAGGTAACAGCGATGTGATTCTTTTTGCTTCAGAATACTACAAATCTGTGGGCGGTGTGTCAGGGGTTATGGAGATCCAGCCCGGTCCGGTTAACTGGGGAAGCTACAACCCCTTGCTTTTACCTGGTACAGTTCGTCTATGGCTATATCATAGCTTTGCGGCAGGCGGGAAGATCGCCTGTTCCTATCGCTTTCGCCAGATCCTGTATGGTGCGGAACAATATCATGCCGGTGTGATACAAACGGATGGTGTAACACCTTCGCAGGGCGGTAAAGATTATATGCAGTTCATGAAAGAAGTGACTGAACTGAGGAAGCAATATAAACCAGAAACGAAAATGCCTGCGAAACTGGCCGCGCGCTCCACCGCAATTCTGTGGAATGTAGAAAATTACTGGAGCATTGACAGGCAAAAACAGACAGGACAATGGAATACATGGGATTATCCTGTAAAATTCCTTAAAACCGCAAAGTCATTAGGAGCCCCGGTTGATGTGATCCAGGAAACAGCAGATCTATCAAAGTATAAATTTGTAATTGTCCCGGCTTATGAAATGGTTGACTCGGCGTTGGTGAAAAAATGGAATGACTATGTAATAGAAGGCGGGCATTTGATTATCACCTGCCGTACCGGCACCAAAGACCGCCAGGGTCATTTTTGGGAGGGCGAAACTGCCGCGCCGATTTTAAAGTTGATAGGGGCACATATCAATGGAACAGATATGCTCTCATCTTATGGAAAAGGCGATTTGCTCTTGAACGCTAATCATTATCCATGGCATAGTTGGGCGGATTTACTCATGCCGGATAATGCCACTGAGGTGCTGGCTACATATAATAATCAATTTTATAAAGGGAAAGCCGCGGTTGTAAAACACCAAATTGGCAAGGGAACAGTAACCTATATCGGTGTAGATAACGATGATTCCAAATTAGAAAAGGATCTATTGAGACAGATCTATACAGATGCCGGTGCTACAACAGAAGATTATCCTCCCGGTGTGCTTGTTTACTGGCGTGATGGTTTTTATACGGCATTAAATTATTCATCAGAAAATTACACTGTAAGCCTGCCGGATAATGCAAAAGTTTTAATTGGGGAGAGGATACTAAAACCAGCGGGAGTGCTCGTCTGGACAGAATAA
- a CDS encoding cellulase family glycosylhydrolase has translation MPQLTVSLSAITFTTEGGTRDFSLNCNAGWNITNPAPSWLKLSATSGSKGSAVIHLTTLSESGTGSGRSAFLIIRSANGQAKMVKISQTAAIFPNYNTSPQPPDTTGMNSNAQQLAAKIRLGWNIGNTFEAPGGETGWGSPVITEDYIKFVKQQGFNAIRLPCAWNLTHLVDKSKATKDTNWLNRVKEVIGYCVKNDMYVLLNIHWDEGWLENNCTALKKESVNAKQKALWEQIATTMRDFDEHLMFASANEPNADNAEKMATLASYHQTFVNAVRSTGGRNSYRILVVQGPSTDIDKTNNLMTVLPKDQVASRMMVEVHYYTPYQFCLMDGDADWGKMFYYWGTGHHSATEPGRNASWGEEKDVNAAFSKMKTKFADKGIPVLLGEYGAYRRNGSTHVPLDLTTHDEAVDYWLTYITKQAKANGMLPFFWDTGGALDRRNYSVKDQRTIVALNAGAE, from the coding sequence ATGCCCCAGCTAACGGTTAGCCTGTCTGCAATAACATTTACCACCGAAGGCGGCACCCGGGATTTTTCGTTGAATTGTAATGCTGGTTGGAATATCACCAATCCAGCACCGTCCTGGCTTAAATTGAGCGCGACATCGGGAAGTAAAGGCAGCGCAGTTATTCATCTAACAACATTGTCAGAAAGCGGCACTGGGTCAGGTCGTTCAGCTTTTTTAATAATTAGATCTGCAAATGGCCAGGCCAAAATGGTGAAGATATCTCAGACTGCTGCCATATTTCCCAATTATAACACCTCGCCTCAGCCTCCTGATACAACCGGAATGAACAGCAATGCTCAACAGCTGGCCGCAAAAATCAGGTTAGGCTGGAACATCGGCAATACCTTTGAAGCCCCAGGCGGGGAAACAGGCTGGGGTAGCCCGGTCATCACAGAGGATTACATAAAATTTGTAAAACAGCAGGGCTTTAATGCCATACGCTTGCCATGCGCCTGGAATTTGACCCATTTGGTTGATAAGAGCAAAGCAACCAAAGATACAAATTGGCTTAACAGGGTTAAAGAAGTAATAGGATATTGTGTGAAAAATGATATGTATGTTTTACTTAATATACATTGGGATGAAGGGTGGCTCGAAAACAATTGTACTGCTCTTAAAAAAGAGTCTGTTAATGCGAAACAAAAAGCACTCTGGGAGCAAATTGCAACCACTATGCGCGATTTTGATGAACACCTGATGTTTGCCAGCGCCAACGAACCGAATGCAGACAATGCGGAAAAGATGGCCACGCTTGCCAGTTATCATCAGACCTTTGTTAATGCGGTGCGATCCACGGGCGGAAGAAACAGCTATAGGATATTGGTAGTACAGGGACCATCTACTGATATTGATAAAACCAATAATCTGATGACTGTTCTTCCGAAGGATCAGGTAGCTTCCCGGATGATGGTTGAGGTGCATTATTACACCCCATATCAATTCTGCCTGATGGACGGGGATGCCGACTGGGGCAAAATGTTTTATTACTGGGGGACAGGACACCACTCGGCGACTGAACCTGGACGCAATGCCAGTTGGGGCGAAGAAAAAGATGTGAACGCCGCTTTCAGCAAAATGAAGACAAAGTTCGCCGATAAAGGAATCCCCGTTTTGCTGGGCGAGTATGGCGCTTACAGGCGTAATGGCAGCACACATGTTCCGTTAGATCTGACAACACATGACGAAGCAGTAGATTATTGGTTAACTTATATTACAAAACAGGCAAAAGCAAACGGGATGCTGCCATTTTTTTGGGACACAGGAGGGGCATTGGACAGGCGAAATTATTCGGTGAAAGACCAACGTACTATTGTTGCCCTCAACGCTGGCGCCGAATGA
- a CDS encoding cellulase family glycosylhydrolase — MNIMKIKAAYTIAVIFMAILAIVSCKKNGSPPAQLTIDNITQAIPDGGGTVALKFNTNGAWSVDTSGVGWFKVSQTSGGSGAVTINLTGVANKSGVSRSVLLVINAANGQSRRITVVQAPVIYGSFNTSAKAGDATGMGSTSAQLLSHIKLAWNLFNTLEAHNSETAWGQPLTTQAEIDMVKNAGFNAIRLPCAWHLHMNPATGVIDPAWLARVKQVVQYCFNDNMYVLLNCHADDGFLDCGATGALRDTTNAIQKAIWEQVATTMRDFDEHLMFASANEPGDAQWTTGPKDGTPHGVSTLQAETTLAQYHQIFIDAVRSTGGKNAYRTLVIQGLSSSGDLINAYLPGGVPGMPKDPVANKLALEFHYYSPSNFCILSSDASWGHEWCFWGANFHTKNPALLIRNAQPGTEEDYMSANLENINKLYVSKNIPVLIGEYDAAGHDATMTGFPADSTLSRRSQEHFRAQLVRTGLKNGIPAFLWASGVFDRGNNKIGDKSCLDSLRKAAGI, encoded by the coding sequence ATGAACATAATGAAAATTAAAGCGGCGTATACGATTGCCGTAATATTCATGGCAATTTTGGCTATCGTTTCATGCAAAAAAAACGGAAGCCCACCGGCTCAACTAACAATTGATAACATAACGCAAGCAATACCTGATGGTGGCGGTACTGTTGCCCTAAAGTTTAACACTAACGGTGCATGGAGTGTAGATACAAGCGGTGTTGGATGGTTCAAAGTAAGTCAAACTTCGGGTGGTAGTGGCGCAGTAACCATTAATTTAACAGGCGTGGCCAACAAATCAGGCGTGAGTAGGTCTGTGCTTTTAGTTATAAATGCAGCTAATGGCCAAAGCAGAAGAATTACCGTAGTTCAAGCACCGGTAATCTATGGATCTTTTAATACATCAGCTAAAGCTGGCGACGCTACTGGAATGGGCAGTACTTCCGCTCAACTATTGTCACATATTAAATTGGCATGGAATCTTTTCAATACTTTGGAAGCACATAATTCGGAAACTGCCTGGGGGCAGCCCTTAACTACGCAAGCCGAAATTGATATGGTGAAAAATGCTGGTTTTAATGCAATTCGTCTTCCTTGCGCCTGGCATCTTCATATGAACCCTGCTACCGGGGTAATAGATCCGGCCTGGCTTGCCAGGGTAAAGCAGGTTGTTCAATATTGTTTCAATGATAATATGTATGTATTGCTCAATTGTCATGCTGATGATGGATTTCTTGATTGTGGGGCAACTGGTGCCCTTAGGGATACCACAAATGCCATTCAAAAAGCTATATGGGAGCAGGTGGCTACCACCATGCGCGACTTTGATGAACATCTGATGTTTGCCAGCGCCAATGAACCAGGTGACGCTCAGTGGACTACTGGTCCAAAAGACGGTACACCTCATGGTGTTTCAACATTACAGGCAGAAACTACCTTAGCGCAATATCATCAAATTTTCATTGACGCTGTTAGGTCAACAGGTGGTAAAAATGCCTATCGTACCCTGGTTATTCAAGGATTGAGTTCCTCTGGCGATTTAATAAATGCTTACCTGCCGGGTGGTGTACCAGGAATGCCAAAAGACCCGGTTGCCAATAAATTGGCATTGGAGTTTCACTATTATTCGCCATCTAACTTCTGTATATTGAGCAGTGATGCCAGCTGGGGCCATGAATGGTGTTTTTGGGGAGCCAATTTTCATACAAAAAACCCGGCCTTACTGATAAGGAATGCACAACCCGGAACAGAAGAGGATTATATGAGTGCTAACCTGGAAAATATCAATAAGCTTTATGTGTCTAAGAATATACCTGTATTAATTGGAGAATATGATGCTGCAGGACACGATGCCACAATGACTGGGTTCCCGGCAGATTCCACGCTATCCAGAAGGTCGCAGGAACATTTTAGAGCTCAACTCGTGCGGACTGGCCTTAAAAATGGTATCCCCGCATTTTTATGGGCAAGTGGCGTATTTGATAGGGGAAACAATAAAATAGGCGATAAATCATGTTTAGATTCTTTGCGTAAAGCGGCAGGCATATAA
- a CDS encoding glycan-binding surface protein, giving the protein MKKKSYLSLFFLPLLFIIVALLPACKKNNNDSSAPPVIASIKSYVASPNDTVLHSAVAKGQWVVITGQNLQNATQISFDGVPASFNIALLAPNSAVVQIPTIQFSTIDTAKLYTVKYATTAGSTTFSFKLGPAAPTITSISNVFAAPGDSIFLYGADLVLVQRLVYGGTPIPSFKSSLDGSSLGFLMPAATPTSQILVTTKSGTVRDTINATPTITRISNENANQGDSVFVYGTYLKNLQSLSFAGVPITSFKESSNAGSVRFVMPASTKSGPVSLTTKFGTVTTSYNVYTPTYLQDGVIANMDNGWSFNGLNGWWAKGMCAVNNPANDSFGWLTHTTAFDGFFGKDNTVFVYLQTDALGAGKGGYSDYGTSLSNNQWVPTANLSDPVGNWAIKFEMSVPNAWNGGTLCFTTGFAGSNYVARYEPWQVSSSSTANYTTKGWQTVTIPLSSFRASDPSEGAGKGASVASLTALLGSTGNTSLTIYVYNFDTASTKTGFYGAFDNIRIVKIK; this is encoded by the coding sequence ATGAAAAAGAAATCATATCTCAGCTTGTTTTTTTTGCCGCTTTTATTCATAATAGTGGCTTTACTACCAGCTTGTAAAAAGAACAACAACGATAGCAGCGCTCCTCCTGTTATTGCGTCCATTAAGAGTTATGTAGCCTCACCTAATGATACAGTTTTGCATAGCGCTGTGGCGAAGGGCCAGTGGGTTGTTATAACTGGGCAGAATTTGCAAAATGCAACTCAAATTTCTTTTGATGGTGTTCCTGCCAGTTTTAACATCGCGTTATTAGCGCCCAACAGCGCGGTAGTGCAGATACCTACCATACAGTTTTCAACAATTGATACTGCCAAATTGTATACGGTAAAATATGCTACAACAGCCGGTTCAACAACGTTCTCTTTTAAATTAGGCCCGGCAGCGCCTACTATTACGTCAATTTCTAATGTATTTGCTGCCCCGGGTGATTCTATTTTCCTTTATGGTGCAGATTTGGTGCTGGTTCAGCGACTGGTGTATGGCGGAACCCCAATTCCGTCATTTAAATCAAGCCTTGATGGAAGTTCCCTGGGGTTTCTGATGCCGGCAGCAACACCTACCAGCCAAATTTTGGTAACTACTAAGTCTGGTACTGTTAGGGATACAATAAATGCCACACCAACCATCACCCGCATTTCCAATGAAAATGCCAACCAGGGCGACTCTGTATTTGTCTACGGTACATATCTAAAAAACCTCCAGTCCCTATCTTTTGCTGGTGTCCCAATTACTTCTTTTAAAGAATCAAGTAATGCGGGTTCTGTTCGTTTTGTTATGCCTGCATCAACGAAAAGCGGGCCGGTATCTCTTACCACAAAGTTTGGTACTGTTACCACTTCTTACAATGTTTATACGCCGACATATCTGCAAGATGGTGTCATAGCAAATATGGATAATGGATGGAGTTTTAATGGTCTTAACGGATGGTGGGCGAAAGGTATGTGTGCTGTTAATAATCCTGCGAATGATTCATTTGGATGGCTGACACATACAACAGCGTTTGACGGTTTCTTCGGTAAAGACAACACCGTATTTGTATATCTTCAAACTGATGCTTTGGGGGCTGGCAAAGGAGGGTACTCAGATTACGGAACAAGTTTATCAAATAATCAATGGGTTCCAACAGCGAATCTTTCGGATCCCGTTGGTAACTGGGCAATAAAATTTGAAATGAGTGTTCCTAACGCCTGGAATGGCGGCACCCTTTGTTTCACAACAGGTTTCGCCGGTAGTAACTATGTGGCTCGCTATGAGCCATGGCAAGTATCTTCTTCAAGTACGGCAAATTACACTACCAAGGGTTGGCAAACGGTGACCATTCCTTTGTCATCATTCCGTGCAAGTGATCCATCTGAAGGTGCCGGAAAAGGCGCTTCAGTTGCCAGTTTAACCGCCTTGCTGGGCAGTACCGGTAATACCAGTTTGACAATTTATGTTTATAATTTCGATACAGCATCAACTAAAACAGGCTTTTACGGTGCTTTTGATAACATCCGTATTGTCAAAATTAAATAA